CTATGGCTCGGCGCTCACCGCGGACGGAACGGTCGAGACGGACTCCGCCCTGATGGACGGGAGCACCCTGGAGGTGGGCGCGGTTGCGGGCCTGGTCGGTGGGCGCCATCCGGTCAGCGTCGCCCGCCGCCTGCTGCGCGAGAAGGAAATCCTGTTGACCGGGGAGGGCGCCCACCGCTTCGCCGCTACCCACGGGGCCGAGTTGTGCGCGCCCGAGGAGATGATCTCCCCCGAGCAGCGCGAAGCCTTCGAGAGTCACGACACCGTGGGCTGCGTGGCTCTCGACCTGCACGGCCACCTCGCGGCGGGCACCTCGACCGGGGGCCTGACCGGCCAGCCGGCCGGGCGGGTGGGCGACTCGCCCCTTGTCGGCTGCGGCTTCTACGCCGAGGACGGGGTGGGAGCCATCGCCCTGACTGGCGAGGGGGAGAGCCTGGCGCGCTGGATGACGGCGGCCCGCTTCATCCAGCGCCTGCCCAGAACCACGCCCGACGACGCCCTGCGCACCGTGCTGGAGGAGATGGGCGAGCGGGTGGGGGGCACCGGGGGCGGGATCGCCGTCACGCCGGACGGACAGGTCGGGTGGTGGTACACCAGCCACGACATGCCCGTCGCCTACATGCACGCGGGGCTGACGGAGCCCCGCGTCTATCTGAAGAAAACCGAGGAGCAAGCGAATGACCAACCCTGAAGAACGCGGGGCCCGCCCCGGAAACGGCACCCTGATCATCATCGGCGGCCACGAAGCCAAGGAAGGACGGCGCGAAATCCTGAAGGAGGTCGCCCGGCGAGTGAAGGGGGGCCGCCTCGTGATCGCCACCGTCGCCTCCCACAAACCGGAAGGCTACTTCGAGAGCTATCAGGAGGGCTTCGACGGCCTGGGTGTCGGCGAACTCGTCGAGCTGTACGTCGAGGAACGCCACGAGGCCTCGCGGGAGGAGAAGCTGAGGCTCTTCGAGGGGGCGACCGGGGTGTTCTTCTCGGGCGGGGACCAGCTCCGCATCACCAGCCAGATCGGGGACACGCCGCTGGAGGCGCACATCCGTGAAGTGTACGAGTCGGGCGGCGTGATCGCGGGCACCTCAGCAGGCGCATCGGTGATGTGCGAGACCATGCTGGTGAAGGGCACGAGTCAGGAGTCTTACCGGATCGGCGACCTCCAGATGGCGCCCGGCCTGGGTTTGATGCGCGGCGTGATCATTGACCAGCACTTCGCCGAGCGTGGGCGGATCGGCCGCCTGCTGGGCGCCGTCGCGCAAAACCCGCGGGTCCTGGGCATTGGCATCGACGAGGACACCGCCATCGTGGTGCAGGACAGCCACTTCACGGTGATCGGCAGCGGCGGCGTCTATGTGGCGGACGGAGCGGGCATCACCCACTCCAACATCGTCGAGGGGCGGACCGAGGACCCCCTCTCGCTGTACGACGTGCGCCTGCACGTCCTCTCGGCCGGGGACGCCTTCGACCTGGAAGGGCGCAAGCCGGTTCCAGCCCAGGCGCTCCAGGAGGCCGTGTCCAGCGACTGAGTCCCCGTCCAACTCGAACTGCTCTGGCCGACCGGGGAGGAGCCTGCGGGCACGCCTCCCCGGTGCTTCACCCCCATTCACGGAGACCTTCAGCATGTCCCAGCCCTTGACGACCGCCCTCGACGCCGCGCGCCTGCGCCAGGACTTTCCGATGCTGACCCAGACGGTGGACGGCAAGCCGCTCGTGTACCTGGACAACGCTGCCACGACCCAGAAGCCCCAGGTCATGCTCGACCGCCTGCTGGAGGTGTACAGCACCGGCTTTGCCAAGGACGCCGAGCAGCACACTTTCAGCCGCCAGGTCACCCAGCAGATTGAGCACACGCGTGCCCTGGTCGCGGGCTTCATCCACGCGCCAAGAGCAGAGAACGTGGTCTTCCTGCAAAACGCGACCGAGGCCCTGGCCGTCGTCGCGGACGGCTTCGCCCAAGCCGTTCTCGGGCAGGGCGACGAGATCGTTCTCACCGGGCTGGAACA
This sequence is a window from Deinococcus apachensis DSM 19763. Protein-coding genes within it:
- a CDS encoding cyanophycinase, producing MTNPEERGARPGNGTLIIIGGHEAKEGRREILKEVARRVKGGRLVIATVASHKPEGYFESYQEGFDGLGVGELVELYVEERHEASREEKLRLFEGATGVFFSGGDQLRITSQIGDTPLEAHIREVYESGGVIAGTSAGASVMCETMLVKGTSQESYRIGDLQMAPGLGLMRGVIIDQHFAERGRIGRLLGAVAQNPRVLGIGIDEDTAIVVQDSHFTVIGSGGVYVADGAGITHSNIVEGRTEDPLSLYDVRLHVLSAGDAFDLEGRKPVPAQALQEAVSSD
- a CDS encoding isoaspartyl peptidase/L-asparaginase family protein; amino-acid sequence: MTEPGPRWAIIVHGGAHETPPGKIAASRAGCLAALTAGRRVLEGGGTAVEAVEAAIRVLEDDPTFNAGYGSALTADGTVETDSALMDGSTLEVGAVAGLVGGRHPVSVARRLLREKEILLTGEGAHRFAATHGAELCAPEEMISPEQREAFESHDTVGCVALDLHGHLAAGTSTGGLTGQPAGRVGDSPLVGCGFYAEDGVGAIALTGEGESLARWMTAARFIQRLPRTTPDDALRTVLEEMGERVGGTGGGIAVTPDGQVGWWYTSHDMPVAYMHAGLTEPRVYLKKTEEQANDQP